DNA from Candidatus Cloacimonas acidaminovorans str. Evry:
GCAGCACAAGGTCTTTTAGCAGGTATAAATGCTTCTCTGGCTTTGGAAAATAAAGAACCCCTTATTCTAAAACGCAGTGAGGCATACATCGGAGTTCTAATTGACGATCTTGTAACCAGGGGAACAAATGAGCCCTATAGAATGTTTACTTCGCGTGCGGAATACCGTTTACTTTTACGTCAGGATAATGCCGATGAGCGTTTAATGCCGGTTGGTTACAAATTGGGATTGGTAGAAGAAAGTCGTTGGCAAAGGTTTTTGCAGATGCAAGAAATTTTACGGCGGGAACTGAAATACCTGAAACAGCATAACTGCCTGCCAAATGGAGAAATAAAAGAGCCCATCCGTTTTGCTCAATTATTGAAAAGACCCGAAATTTCTTTTAATGACCTCCAAAATTACGGTTACAAAATTCCGGCGGATGTTAATAGTGATATTCAAAATCGCCTTGAACTGGAAATTAAATATTCCGGCTATTTAAACCGAATGGAAGAAGAAATTCAAAAGTTCCAAAATGCTGAAACAATTGCCATTCCTGAAGAGATGGACTATTTTAGCATTCCCTCTCTGGCTTATGAAGCACGCGAAAAACTTAGTAAAATCCGTCCTAAAAATATAGGGCAGGCAATGCGAATTCCGGGAATAAATTATAGTGATAGCGTTGCCCTAATGATTTGGTTGCGCAAAAATGCCAAAAAGGAAGCCAAATGAATATTATTGCCTTAATTCCAGCTCGTTATAATTCAACGCGTTTTCCCGGAAAACCCTTGGCATTGCTGAAAGGAAAACCGATTATCCAGTATGTATATGAACGCGCTGCAAATTCCGGTTTATTTAATACTGTGTGTGTAGCAACGGATAATATCTCCATTTTAGAAACAGTTAAGTCATTCGGAGGCAAAGCGGTTTTAACAAAAGAAAGTCATCCCAGCGGTTCAGACCGCATAGCTGAAGCGCTACAATATTTTCCGCAAGCAGAATTGGTTTTTAATGTTCAGGGAGATGAACCGCTTATTGAAAAAGAACCCTTACAAAAGCTTATTTCCGCTTTTGAAGATAGAAAAGTGCAGATGGCAAGTTTAATGACCGTGATTGAAGACCGGGAAATGATATACAATCCAAACATTGTAAAAGTTGTAACTGATACGCAAAATTATGCTTTGTATTTTTCCCGTTCCGTTATTCCTTTTCAGCGAGACAGTCAAATAGACCTTAAATATTATCGTCACATTGGTGTTTATGCCTATTCTCCGGAATGTTTGCACCGATTTGTATATTTGTCACCCTCTATATTAGAGAGGACAGAAAAATTGGAACAGCTAAGAGCTCTGGAAAACGGAATTCCTATTAAAATGGTAGAAACCAGTTATCAAGGCATCGGAATTGATACACCACAAGACCTGAAAACAATAGAGAAACTGCTTTCTGTTACTTGATATTAGTTTTTGAATGAAAGTTTTTTGTCATTCCTGCGCAAGCAGGAATCCAGAGAAGAGAAGAATTATGAATAAGAACAAAAGCAAAGTCCTAACTATCATCTTTTTAGCTGCCAGTGTTTTTGTCACTGCAGTTCCTGTAACTATTTTGCATACTAACGACACCCATGGTACCTATCTACCTCAAAATTCAAGGTTTGGCAAAATTGGCGGTTATGCTGTTCTGGAATATTATTTGAATGCAGAAAGGGAAAAGACATCAGCAGCGCTTTATCTGGATGCCGGAGATCAACAAACGGGCAGCATATTTGCTTCGCAAAATTATGATAATGCAATTGGTGGAGCTGTTATAAAGGTCTTTAATTATCTAAAATTAGATGCTACAACTTACGGTAATCACGAGTTTGATTATTCGCAAGACAACACAATCAAACTTAGGGAACTGGCAAATTATCCTTTTCTCAGCACTAATATTCTGGATAAGAATAATCAACCCTTTGGCGGAATTCCCTATAAAATATTTTCCTTGGATTCCTTGCAAATTGGTGTAATGGGATTAACTTTAACCGAACTGCCGGAAAAAGTGAAAAGGGAAAATATTGCCGGATTAACCATTCTGCCTTATAAAGAGGCAATAGATAAGTATATTGAAGAAGTAGACAAACAGAGCGATCTGATAATACTGCTTACCCATAACGGCTTTGAAGCGGATTCCTTATTGGCAACCGTTTTGGATAACCGGGTGGATTTAATTATTGGAGGTCATTCCCATACCGTTATTTCTGAGCCCTGTCAAGTGAATGGAATTTATATTGCCTCCACCGGAAGTTATCTAAACTATTTGGGTGCCATCAATTTAGAAGTGCAAAACGACCGCATTATAGCTTATGCAAGCAAACTTATTCCCTTGCTGGAACCGGAAAATTTACCTATAACACCCTTAAATCAATTTGTGCAAACAATGGCAGACAGCATAGAAAAAGAAACGGGAAAAGTTATTGCCCATATTCCAGTGGACTGGATTCCCGATAAATTTAAGGAAACAGCAGTTTCCCGATGGGCTGCTGAGGCATTAAAACAGGAATATTATGAATCCTGTAAACCCGATTTGGCTATTATTAATAACGGAGGCATCAGAAAAGTTATTCCGGCAGGACCTGTTACCCTCAAAGATATGTATGAACTATTTCCCTTCAATAATTACATTGTCCTGTTTTCCTGTTATGGAAGAGATTTATTGACTATGGAAGCACTTAATAAAGAAATCGCTAAAAACAAACCCTACGATATTGTGCAAACAAGTTCAACGGAATGGAAAAAGAAAAAGCGTCTGTTCGGTTTGCTGAAACCCAAAGAGGTCTATTATATCAATGGAAAACCGGTTGATCCGAATAAAATATACCGCGTTGTTAGCTTTGACTATGTTTTGGGTCAGTGGGATAAATATTTGGGTTTTAAGCCCTTTGATGTCCAGGAAACAGGTGAACTCTTTACCGAAGTGATGATTAGACAAGTAAAAAAAATGATAAATGAAGAATGAAATTAACAAGGAAAACCTATTAGAATTGAGAATTGGGGGGGAGTTTTGACTCTAAACCGACCCTTTTGTGTTTGCAACTATATTCTGAGGTAACAGGAAATTTTCTTCGTTGCCTTCTACTTTCAAAGCTGAAGCTCGGTTTAGAGTTAAAACGAAAGTATTCCCCGAAGTCACAAATTCTGAACAATTCCTACCCCACATTTCTGGAGCGGCTGAATATATATTTTTTCCGTGACCGTGGAATTCGTGAGTTTGTTGTAGCTCGGTTGCAAGTGTGCAGTTTTTTGTTTTAACTCACAATTTTTTAACTCGTAAACAAGTTATAACTCGGTTGCAAATGAAGATGTTTGTGGGATGTGTGTACCTGGAGGGCAAGTGAAAATTGTGAGTCAAAACAAGTAGAGGGGGGAGTTTTGACTCTAAACCGACCCTTTTGTGTTTGCAACTATATTCTGAGGTAACAGGAAATTTTCTTCGTTGCCTTCTACTTTCAAAGCTGAAGCTCGGTTTAGAGTTAAAACGAAAGTATTCCCCGAAGTCACCAATTCTGAACAATTCCTACCCCACATTTCTGGAGCGGCTGAATATATATTTTTTCCGTGACCGTGGAATTTGAGGGAATGCTGTAGCTCGGTTGATAGTGTGCAGGGTTCTTGTTTTAACTCACAATTTTTTAATTCGTAAACAAGTTATAACTCGGTTGCAAATGAAGATGTTTGTGGGATGTGTGTACCTGGAGGGCAAGTGAAAATTGTGAGTTAAAATAGAATATGCACCGGGGTTAAAACCCGTTGTTATCCAACTGCCATCACTACAGGATTTATCTTATTATATAAAGTTTATGAATATTAAAACTATATAAAATATGGAGTTACAGATATAATATTTTCTTCTTCCCCCTAAATTTTCCTAACTCCTATTAACTAAATATAATTCCATTTTCTTCCTTAATAGCATTGCTTACTCATTGCTTACCCATTGCTAATCCCATCCGTAATGGGTAAGCAATGCTTCAGCAATTCAAGCTGGGAAAAGCTCTGAAAACAATGGACTTTACTTAACCCCCAAACATCAACCCAACCTTTAGGATGGGTGGATGATGGGTAACAATTAAGAACGGTGTAATAAATTGTGTAGCCGGAGCTCCGCAAAATCAAAAACTTTTTTTCTTGCGGAAGAACTGCGTCCTCCGGCTACATTTTTGCGGTTTATTCAGACAATAATTCTACATTTAAAAGCCCGGTTTGTAACAGAGGCATCCTGTTAATAATCCGATTTCCTTTAATAAACCAGGCGCCTCCACAGTATCTTTCTTCTTCTATGGCATTTTCCTCAACGCAATTGCAGACCATTATCGGTTTACCAAGTTTTTGATATTCATTTAGATAGAAGGGAAATTCTTCTTCGTCCCAATTTTTCTGAAAGTCATCCCTGCAGGGAAAACTCCTTGCCATAATATGTAAATAAAAATCCGGTTCTGCCTGGATAAGACAATTAAGTATTTCCGGTTCAAACAAATCCCCGCAGATTAAAACTCCGATTTTACCGTAAATAGTATCTGCAATCCCCGGAGTATTTCCGCAGGCATAGTCGTTTGAGGTAACTTCTGAAGGTAGCCAACCCCTGGATATTCTGTGATAATGAACAGCAATCTGCCCAAATTTGTCAAACAAGACAAAGCTGTCATAAATACAGCCCTTTTCTTTTTCCAAAAAGCCAAAACCGATTCCTATGGAGTATTGTATCGCTTTTTGCTGTAAGGATTTTACTTCAGAAGAATCCATTGCAAGGCAATTTTGGCTATCCTGAGTGTAGATTCCTGTAATGTTCAAACCCCCTAAAGCGGCTTCAGGAAAAATTATCAGGTCGCTTTTTTGCGCACCTGCTTCTTCTATATAGCGATGCATTGATGCAATTGCCTGGTCTATTTTTTCTAGGACAGGAAAAACACAAGCGGATATTTTCATTTTGTTGTTCTCCTTTTTTGTGGAGGAACGGTGTCCTCCGGCTACACTTTGTTTTTGTTTTAGCTCACAATTTTTTAATCAGGAAATCAGTGCAAGCTCGATTGTAAAATTTCCCGAGGGGCTTACGCCACCTTCTACATCGTTGTTTCGCCCTGACGGGCTTTTGGTGAAAAAGAAAGGTAAAAAGAATAGAACTTCAGGGGCTTTCATTTTACGAGGGGCTAACGCCACCATCGCTATCATTGTGTCGCCCTTTGGGCTTTTAATGTATCTCAACCGTCTAAACCTTTTCAACTGTCTAAACCCTCTCAACCGTCTAAACTTTCTCAACCTTTTTTAATTTTCAATTCTCAATTTTAACCTATTTTCCTTGTAAATTTCATTTTTCCTTCTGTTCTTCATTCTCTTTTCTCTTTGTGAAAAAAACCTCAGAATTCAAGGTTGATAGTAACCGGACCTTCATTTACAAGTTCTATCTGCATTTTTGCGGCAAAAATACCTGTTTGGACATTAATATTGTTCTGTTTAAACAGATGCACAAATTCCTCATAGAGTTCTTTTGCTTTTTCCGGAGAAGCAGATTGGGTAAAATCGGGTCTGCGTCCCCTTTTACAATTGGCATAGAGGGTAAATTGAGAAATAACTAAAACCGAACCCTGAATATCTAAAACACTTTTATTCATTTTGTCATTTTCATCATTAAATATACGCAGTTCCAAACATTTCCGCACAGCAAGAGGTAAAATTTCAAAGGCATCGTTAGTAGCAAAACCGACAAAAATTAGAAGACCGTTCTCTATTTTGCCGACAATTTCGTTATCTACATAGCAGATTGCTTTACTAACTCTTTGCAGGGTAATACGCATCAGTCAATTTTAAAGCCATGCACTTCAAAGCAGCCGGTATCGTCAATCCAGATAGACCCTTCTTTAAAAGGAGGAATATAAATTCCAAGGCGTCCAAAACGGGCACCTGGTTTAATAAAACCGGCACTAATTGTAGCGCGTTCCCAGTCCTCGTTTACTTTGGCTTTTATTTTGAAACGATTGACAATTTTGCCATTTTCTTTAAAGACAATAAAGCGTAACTGTGGTCGTGGCGG
Protein-coding regions in this window:
- the kdsB gene encoding 3-deoxy-manno-octulosonate cytidylyltransferase; this translates as MNIIALIPARYNSTRFPGKPLALLKGKPIIQYVYERAANSGLFNTVCVATDNISILETVKSFGGKAVLTKESHPSGSDRIAEALQYFPQAELVFNVQGDEPLIEKEPLQKLISAFEDRKVQMASLMTVIEDREMIYNPNIVKVVTDTQNYALYFSRSVIPFQRDSQIDLKYYRHIGVYAYSPECLHRFVYLSPSILERTEKLEQLRALENGIPIKMVETSYQGIGIDTPQDLKTIEKLLSVT
- a CDS encoding bifunctional metallophosphatase/5'-nucleotidase, translated to MNKNKSKVLTIIFLAASVFVTAVPVTILHTNDTHGTYLPQNSRFGKIGGYAVLEYYLNAEREKTSAALYLDAGDQQTGSIFASQNYDNAIGGAVIKVFNYLKLDATTYGNHEFDYSQDNTIKLRELANYPFLSTNILDKNNQPFGGIPYKIFSLDSLQIGVMGLTLTELPEKVKRENIAGLTILPYKEAIDKYIEEVDKQSDLIILLTHNGFEADSLLATVLDNRVDLIIGGHSHTVISEPCQVNGIYIASTGSYLNYLGAINLEVQNDRIIAYASKLIPLLEPENLPITPLNQFVQTMADSIEKETGKVIAHIPVDWIPDKFKETAVSRWAAEALKQEYYESCKPDLAIINNGGIRKVIPAGPVTLKDMYELFPFNNYIVLFSCYGRDLLTMEALNKEIAKNKPYDIVQTSSTEWKKKKRLFGLLKPKEVYYINGKPVDPNKIYRVVSFDYVLGQWDKYLGFKPFDVQETGELFTEVMIRQVKKMINEE
- a CDS encoding carbon-nitrogen hydrolase family protein gives rise to the protein MKISACVFPVLEKIDQAIASMHRYIEEAGAQKSDLIIFPEAALGGLNITGIYTQDSQNCLAMDSSEVKSLQQKAIQYSIGIGFGFLEKEKGCIYDSFVLFDKFGQIAVHYHRISRGWLPSEVTSNDYACGNTPGIADTIYGKIGVLICGDLFEPEILNCLIQAEPDFYLHIMARSFPCRDDFQKNWDEEEFPFYLNEYQKLGKPIMVCNCVEENAIEEERYCGGAWFIKGNRIINRMPLLQTGLLNVELLSE
- the dtd gene encoding D-aminoacyl-tRNA deacylase, with the translated sequence MRITLQRVSKAICYVDNEIVGKIENGLLIFVGFATNDAFEILPLAVRKCLELRIFNDENDKMNKSVLDIQGSVLVISQFTLYANCKRGRRPDFTQSASPEKAKELYEEFVHLFKQNNINVQTGIFAAKMQIELVNEGPVTINLEF